One Tubulanus polymorphus chromosome 5, tnTubPoly1.2, whole genome shotgun sequence DNA segment encodes these proteins:
- the LOC141905323 gene encoding neuropeptides capa receptor-like has protein sequence MANDANTTDALPSPTGSYRDYIEYDIAVGLVRYIYPLIFIFGLTGNILTVCVLLKRSIGKKSTSYLLVSLAVADSCILLFSLLRKWIVTLDDRFSNFDMIVPFFCSMRYFLNYYLTHLSVWFLVLVTTERFISVIFSLKAVNLCKTRNAVISICVVTVTMFLLDAHLLYGIVGIYRTPEKIACRLRRSSTYRYFWFKFWGTIDICISTLIPFFFILFCNVSIIVKVRMSSRKTKSRTTNESSSDSKITNMTAMLLTINFMFLITSLPFTLYMLVWSEIKIENHAIAQDILAQTSVSALNYVNNAVNFLLYCVSGPRFREQFMAMIGYRSSRVNPVIESTDGSTIERSTNTNG, from the coding sequence ATGGCTAATGATGCAAATACAACCGATGCGCTACCGTCACCAACCGGTTCGTACAGGGATTACATCGAATACGATATCGCAGTGGGATTAGTTCGGTACATATATCCGCTGATATTCATATTCGGGTTAACTGGAAATATCCTCACAGTTTGTGTACTACTGAAGCGTTCGATTGGTAAGAAAAGTACGTCGTATTTACTGGTATCACTGGCTGTAGCTGATTCCTGTATTTTACTGTTTAGTTTATTACGTAAATGGATCGTTACTCTGGACGACCGGTTTTCTAATTTCGATATGATCGTCCCGTTCTTTTGTTCGATGCGTtatttcttgaattattacttaACTCATCTCTCAGTTTGGTTTCTCGTTCTGGTCACCACTGAGCGATTTATTTCGGTCATATTTTCGCTAAAAGCCGTCAATCTGTGCAAAACTCGCAATGCCGTCATCAGTATTTGCGTAGTAACCGTTACTATGTTTCTGCTCGACGCGCACCTATTATACGGAATTGTCGGAATTTACCGAACGCCGGAAAAAATCGCCTGTCGTCTTCGGAGAAGCTCGACATACAGATATTTCTGGTTTAAATTCTGGGGTACGATTGATATCTGTATCTCGACTCTGATAccgttctttttcattctattttgCAACGTTTCAATTATTGTCAAAGTCAGAATGTCGAGTCGAAAAACGAAATCGAGAACGACAAACGAAAGTTCTAGCGACTCTAAAATAACTAACATGACCGCCATGTTGTTGACtatcaatttcatgtttttgatCACGTCGCTGCCGTTTACGTTGTACATGCTCGTCTGGTCAGAaattaaaatcgaaaatcACGCTATCGCTCAAGACATCCTGGCGCAGACGTCGGTATCAGCTTTGAATTACGTGAACAACGCCGTGAACTTCTTGCTGTATTGCGTTAGCGGCCCGAGGTTTAGAGAACAGTTCATGGCAATGATCGGCTACAGATCTTCACGCGTAAACCCCGTAATCGAATCGACAGATGGAAGCACAATCGAGAGATCAACAAACACGAATGGTTGA
- the LOC141905324 gene encoding uncharacterized protein LOC141905324, which translates to MKPFFSAVESFGCKDGRVVEIANIYVNHSVKTQCKFPSFAQSPKLKGRHALWITQREYFGNGVLYWRRQVSVTVRNNVLIYHTHERHCTENIPACQKIYHSFNRTCIKDHGRNRFLVEHSALGRPRTFQCIQLLRRGPNAIQIRESSKSNEMRDSLCRDDKLIPNEWPWLAEKQRAWNFCPQSGGFVFYTFSYATQMGICPGEWRQSRLEVECMDGEGLEFSFPSAACNPFSPLTNQRLYCFANWVEDGYTFVIIYEENSFPRFTMRYPSDVSGDFNVYLYQGIIVTLALNGRPAMVNPMPYYKMRMKSASSSLCSDESEQCKDFSKKGFCTSKPPYEYARFCKEACGNCPIDESSFKPECKFPKPYHGSWMLYEQDRTEVVRIHEKFLEFSKFGKFSCKNKDFAQHRYKLMTTLKNGCRPRYTCIEFNKAHHNVLQYRISPSKKSDLSFNRLCHFKNDPIPLDDGIRSRQMKNLILKKGLRRTACHINGLVPFNASFSSSVGPRYCPGHMSDYDVVKCERGSRLSVQVNTCQTPSLGRRETFTCIGRIAPEIPNEDIFLFTRNNADQTINCWIINKSQGKRFSWDGRIVYRMSTSQCNTDTAGEIGYFKQAETTYLLHDVSAIVDDDDDDDDDIVT; encoded by the exons ATGAAGCCGTTCTTCTCCGCTGTCGAGTCATTCGGTTGTAAAGACGGCCGCGTCGTCGAGATCGCAAATATTTATGTAAATCATT CCGTTAAAACACAATGCAAGTTCCCCTCATTCGCGCAAAGCCCCAAACTGAAAGGTCGACATGCGCTGTGGATAACACAAAGGGAATATTTCGGCAATGGCGTCCTATACTGGAGAAGACAGGTATCGGTTACCGTTAGAAACAACGTGCTCATCTACCACACGCACGAGCGACATTGTACTGAAAATATTCCCGCTTGTCAGAAAATCTACCATTCATTCAATCGAACGTGTATCAAAGATCACGGCAGAAATAGATTTCTGGTGGAACATTCGGCTCTAGGGAG ACCGAGAACATTTCAGTGTATTCAACTTCTAAGACGCGGCCCTAACGCTATACAGATTAGAGAAT CGAGTAAAAGTAACGAAATGCGAGATTCGCTGTGTCGTGATGATAAACTAATACCGAATGAATGGCCCTGGCTCG CTGAAAAGCAACGCGCCTGGAACTTCTGTCCGCAAAGCGGTGGTTTTGTATTCTATACGTTCAGCTACGCGACACAAATG GGTATTTGTCCCGGTGAATGGCGTCAATCCCGACTCGAGGTTGAATGCATGGACGGCGAAGGTctggaattttcttttccaaGTGCGGCCTGTAACccattcagtccattaacca ATCAAAGGTTGTATTGTTTCGCTAACTGGGTGGAAGACGGCTACACATTTGTCATCATCTATGAAGAAAATTCATTCCCACGATTTACAATG AGATATCCCAGCGATGTGAGCGGTGATTTCAACGTTTATCTGTATCAGGGAATAATCGTAACCTTAGCTCTGAACGGACGTCCAGCTATGGTCAACCCAATGCCTTACTACAAAATGAGAATGAAATCTGCCT CGTCTTCGCTTTGTTCTGATGAAAGCGAACAAtgtaaagatttttcaaagaaaGGTTTCTGCACGAGTAAGCCTCCGTACGAGTACGCTAGGTTCTGTAAAGAAGCGTGCGGAAATTGCC CTATTGATGAAAGCTCTTTCAAACCGGAATGTAAATTTCCCAAGCCGTATCACGGCTCGTGGATGCTTTACGAACAGGATCGAACCGAGGTTGTTAGAATTCATGAGAAATTCctagaattttctaaattcggAAAATTTTCGTgcaaaaataaagatttcgCTCAGCACCGATATAAACTGATGACTACGTTAAAAAATGGCTG TCGACCCAGATACACCTGCATCGAATTTAATAAAGCCCATCATAACGTTCTTCAGTATAGAATAT CGCCGAGTAAGAAATCCGATTTGAGTTTCAACCGATTGTGTCACTTCAAAAATGACCCGATTCCTCTCGACGACGGCATTCGTAGccgacaaatgaaaaatctcaTCC TAAAGAAAGGCCTTCGTCGCACTGCTTGTCACATCAACGGATTGGTACCATTTAACGCTAGTTTCTCGAGTAGTGTCGGCCCTCGTTACTGCCCGGGACACATGTCTGACTACGACGTCGTGAAATGTGAACGTGGAAGTCGACTTAGTGTGCAGGTTAATACGTGTCAGACTCCATCTCTCGGAAGGCGAGAGA CGTTCACGTGTATTGGAAGAATAGCGCCTGAAATACCGAATGaggatatatttctttttaccAGAAATAATGCCGATCAAACTATCAACTGTTGG ataataaaCAAGTCACAAGGAAAACGCTTCAGTTGGGACGGTAGAATAGTGTATCGCATGTCTACATCTCAGTGTAATACTGACACGGCTGGTGAGATCGGATATTTCAAACAAGCAGAAACTACATATTTACTTCACGATG TTAGTGCGattgttgatgatgatgatgatgatgatgatgatattgtgACTTAA